One Saccharomyces kudriavzevii IFO 1802 strain IFO1802 genome assembly, chromosome: 4 genomic region harbors:
- the NUP84 gene encoding Nup84p (similar to Saccharomyces cerevisiae NUP84 (YDL116W); ancestral locus Anc_2.320) codes for MDLSPTHQVECFTKFSDTLKEFKIEQNNEQNTFDPFNMIREFRSTAGQFALNLADSTDRKKLISSKDWELEARFWHLVELLLVFRNADIDLDEMCVQPYNSRALFEKKFMQENIQLYQIWIVMVWLKENTHVKERPQNIPTSKWSNSIISGGLKSCDLDYPLRENNNVLDVKDKEEDHLFFKYIYELILAGAVDEALEEAKLADNITICMILCGVQEYLNPNIDVQIASEFDTQQGIKKHSLWRRTVYSLSQQPSLDPYERAIYSYLSSDIPNEEVMQYSDWESDLHLYLNQILGIEIENYLLENNKVDTDELIIPLPSHSLTVHEVLNKVASRHPSESEHPIRALMASVILDSLPSIIHSSVEMLLDVVKGTETSNDIIDKPYLLRIVTHLAIFLNIINPGSIEEVDKSKLITTYISLLKLHGLYENIPIYAAFLSESDCLEAYSFILSSLEDPQIRQKQIEIMNFLRLPASNILRRTTQRVFGETEGEYSPFNEISISFDINDIDMHLIHAVEWLIEGKLYVDAVDSIIALSRRFLLNGRVKALKIFIKRNDIEEICKNYELEKIADDISENEKEDQLLKEIIQYERLVRGIEEYEEWQKSINLLNSESNIPTLIEKLQGFSNDTFELIKTFLVDLTSLDLINSTDYEILYEIRALYTPFLIMELHKKLVEAAKLLKIPKFISEALTFTSLVANENDKIYLLFQSSGKLKEYLDLVARTVTLLK; via the coding sequence ATGGATTTGTCCCCCACTCACCAAGTAGAATGCTTCACGAAGTTTTCGGatactttgaaagaattcaaaattgaacaaaacaATGAACAAAATACCTTTGACCCATTCAACATGATAAGGGAGTTTCGTTCAACTGCTGGGCAATTTGCACTAAATTTGGCTGATTCGACGGAccgaaaaaaattgatatcTTCCAAGGATTGGGAATTAGAAGCCAGATTCTGGCATTTAGTAGAATTGTTACTAGTTTTCAGAAATGCTGATATCGATCTCGACGAGATGTGCGTTCAACCCTATAATTCAAGGGCAttatttgagaaaaagttTATGCAAGAGAATATAcaactttatcaaatatGGATAGTGATGGTTTGgctcaaagaaaatacacATGTGAAGGAAAGACCTCAAAATATACCAACTTCTAAATGGTCAAATAGCATTATTTCTGGAGGATTGAAAAGCTGTGATCTAGATTATCCTTTGCgtgaaaataataatgtaCTTGATGTCAAAgacaaagaggaagatcatctttttttcaagtataTCTACGAACTTATTTTGGCAGGTGCAGTTGATGAGGCATTAGAGGAGGCTAAATTAGCTGACAACATTACAATTTGTATGATTCTATGTGGTGTGCAAGAGTATTTGAATCCTAATATTGATGTTCAGATTGCAAGCGAATTTGATACGCAACAAGGCATCAAGAAACACTCTTTGTGGAGAAGAACTGTCTATAGTCTTTCGCAACAACCAAGCTTGGATCCATATGAAAGGGCGATATATAGCTACTTAAGCAGCGACATTCCAAACGAAGAAGTTATGCAATACTCCGATTGGGAATCTGATCTTCACTTATATTTAAATCAAATTTTAGggattgaaattgaaaattaccttttggaaaacaacaaaGTTGATACTGATGAGCTTATTATACCATTACCTTCTCATTCACTGACTGTTCATGAAGTGCTTAATAAGGTCGCCTCAAGGCATCCCTCAGAAAGCGAACACCCAATTAGAGCTTTAATGGCATCCGTCATATTGGATTCCCTGCCCTCAATTATTCATTCATCGGTGGAAATGCTACTCGATGTTGTAAAGGGAACAGAAACTAGCAATGACATTATAGATAAGCCTTATCTCCTGAGGATAGTTACACATTTAGCCATTTTTCTAAACATAATTAATCCCGGTTCCATCGAAGAGGTTGACAAGTCAAAACTTATTACCACATATATCAGTCTCCTGAAATTGCATGGCCTTTatgaaaatattccaaTATACGCCGCTTTCCTCAGTGAATCTGACTGTTTGGAAGCGTACTCCTTCATATTGTCTTCTTTGGAGGATCCGCAGATAAGGCAAAAGCAAATCGAAATAATGAACTTTTTAAGACTGCCTGCATCAAATATATTGAGAAGAACTACGCAACGTGTTTTTGGAGAGACCGAGGGGGAATATTCACCCTTCAACGAAATTTCCATATCATTCGATATAAATGACATCGATATGCACTTGATACATGCTGTTGAATGGCTTATTGAGGGAAAACTGTATGTGGACGCCGTTGACTCAATAATCGCCCTATCAAGAAGGTTTTTGTTGAATGGTCGTGTAAAGGCcctcaaaatattcattaAGAGAAATGATATCGAAGAAATATGCAAGAATTATGAATTAGAGAAAATAGCGGACGATATctctgaaaatgaaaaagaagatcaaTTGctaaaagaaattataCAATACGAGCGCTTGGTTCGAGGCAtagaagaatatgaagaatGGCAAAAATCTATTAATCTATTGAACTCAGAATCAAACATTCCAACTTTGATAGAGAAGCTCCAAGGGTTTTCAAATGATACATTTGAATTGATTAAGACATTTCTAGTGGATTTAACTTCTTTGGACTTGATCAATTCAACAGATTATGAAATTTTATACGAAATCAGAGCCCTCTATACACCATTTCTGATAATGGAATTGCATAAAAAGCTTGTGGAGGCCGCAAAGTTGCTGAAGATCCCAAAGTTCATTTCCGAGGCTCTGACGTTTACCTCGTTGGTTGCTAATGAAAACGACAAGATATATCTATTATTCCAATCCAGCGGAAAATTAAAAGAGTACTTGGACCTTGTCGCTCGTACGGTCACCCTTTTGAAATGA
- the CYK3 gene encoding Cyk3p (similar to Saccharomyces cerevisiae CYK3 (YDL117W); ancestral locus Anc_2.319): MATKLTSLKPPFKVKARYGWSGQTKGDLGFLEGDIMEVTRIAGSWFYGRLLRNKKCSGYFPHNFVILLEERLNSKSVSESDRQSSKTTGIQEQSDKIVIPPVPSRFSSEEPRPKKKLSSSMPSSPKKPADSLTKARKARSKEKIDGKNICTTQSPRNHNNSAPNLPLSNQIYHKVQDFEESMNNPLPPLPPLPDLNNMGWTDKRAPKKSYSANDLSLARSSREYNYYKDNQKFYDGFIPEMRSSLGEDSISSGLFSNSQYLDDSACSSENSFALMSDFSATSAGSFARHKYAQSFSDSLQRSQHAKSSPKKADDSQQFNESNSSSRNGKMGDILRKIIIPKRSTNNSSSSVSSPKSPNSYPKLPDIQNLNLSATPDEARDWISVKCHLNRARTLTKYEKHPRYMRALEENRDLVLHPQDSIYNGLNTNEVKGNLKPGLVDVELAELNMEYIDKMSWKRCIKDGSMALDSWAQTTFSARYSTVLEKLRGMYIFCTEMFALTDDNGSSDFSAEPKNLEKILFKKHCTPYELTWLFKKLANALGITCEIVIGFLKTPSALNWEFKYNHCWLRILINREWRFIDVILGNITNPIHEFVNNRKIKKAENSYFLMAPLEMIYTHVPPREFEQHIVPSIDQLSALYLPLVFPSFFKNELKLYKFSTALSFLEDSEIYECSLEIPNDVEVFASVVIPTDNEEISNAYRSMELALTQIKRQKAESGRRIALIKAVLPPDVSKSSLYIHSGVRGTQTSIANIHPLSMMIPLTHKGNNMKYEFVAKIPSENIQKIELYIVEPQSRYLFLGNEYSFEIIQSPSDGIIYSSDEGSNQNRRQPMAIKSPSGRVQELIKSDPHFPYGTWKTSIKIKEPGVWSALVIADSGIGWSVFAEWLCV; encoded by the coding sequence ATGGCTACTAAATTGACATCTTTGAAACCGCCCTTTAAGGTAAAGGCGAGGTATGGTTGGTCAGGCCAAACCAAAGGGGACTTAGGCTTTCTGGAAGGAGATATCATGGAAGTCACAAGAATCGCCGGATCCTGGTTCTACGGCAGATTATTAAGAAACAAGAAGTGTTCTGGATATTTTCCGCATAATTTTGTCATACTTTTGGAGGAAAGATTGAACTCGAAATCCGTATCCGAAAGCGATAGacaatcttcaaaaacaacaGGGATTCAAGAACAGTCTGATAAAATTGTCATTCCACCTGTACCTTCGAGGTTTTCCAGCGAGGAACCAAGACCGAAAAAGAAGttgtcttcatcaatgCCCAGTTCCCCAAAAAAGCCAGCAGATTCACTGACAAAAGCTAGAAAGGCAAgatcaaaggaaaaaatagATGGAAAGAATATCTGCACTACCCAGTCACCACGAAATCACAATAACTCGGCACCAAATTTACCTCTATCTAACCAAATCTATCACAAAGTacaagattttgaagagtCCATGAATAATCCATTACCACCTCTACCACCACTACCAGACTTGAACAATATGGGATGGACGGATAAAAGGGCtccaaagaaatcatatTCTGCCAACGATTTAAGTTTAGCACGTTCTTCTAGAGAATATAACTATTATAAGGATAACCAAAAATTCTACGACGGCTTCATCCCAGAAATGAGATCATCTTTGGGGGAGGATTCCATTTCGTCAGGCCTATTTTCAAACTCCCAATATCTAGATGACTCTGCTTGTAGCAGTGAGAACAGCTTTGCGTTAATGAGTGATTTCAGTGCTACTAGCGCTGGGAGTTTTGCAAGACATAAATATGCACAATCATTTTCTGATTCACTACAAAGATCCCAACATGCAAAAAGCTCTCCAAAAAAGGCTGATGATTCGCAGCAATTCAATGAGTCCAACTCCAGTTCacgaaatggaaaaatggGTGATATTCTTAGGAAAATAATTATTCCAAAGAGGAGCACAAATAATTCATCAAGCTCAGTATCCTCACCAAAGTCCCCGAATTCATATCCCAAACTACCAGACATCCAGAACTTGAATCTGTCTGCAACACCGGACGAGGCTCGCGACTGGATTTCAGTAAAATGTCACTTGAACAGAGCAAGAACTCTTACAAAATATGAGAAACATCCTAGATATATGAGAGCTCTCGAAGAAAACCGAGATTTGGTCCTACATCCCCAAGATTCGATTTATAATGGTTTAAATACTAATGAAGTCAAAGGTAACCTAAAACCCGGTTTAGTTGATGTGGAACTGGCTGAGTTGAACATGGAGTACATTGACAAGATGAGTTGGAAACGGTGCATTAAAGATGGCAGCATGGCATTGGATTCTTGGGCTCAAACAACGTTTTCAGCAAGATATTCAActgttttggaaaagtTAAGAGGCATGTACATATTTTGCACAGAAATGTTTGCTTTGACTGATGACAACGGATCCTCGGATTTTTCTGCAGAACCTAAAAACTTGGAGAAGATACTATTTAAAAAGCATTGCACCCCATATGAATTAACGTGGCTCTTTAAAAAGTTAGCCAATGCATTAGGTATTACCTGTGAAATTGTCATAGGTTTCCTGAAGACGCCAAGTGCACTAAATTGGGAGTTCAAGTACAACCATTGCTGGTTAAGGATACTAATCAACAGAGAATGGAGATTCATTGATGTTATTTTAGGTAATATAACTAATCCGATTCATGAATTTGTTAATAACAGGAAGATTAAGAAGGCCGAGAACAGTTACTTCTTAATGGCTCCATTAGAAATGATTTATACACACGTACCACCAAGGGAATTTGAACAACACATTGTTCCCAGCATTGATCAATTATCTGCGTTATACCTACCATTAGTATTTCCATcgttcttcaaaaatgagTTGAAACTATATAAATTTAGCACAGCATTGTCCTTTTTAGAGGATTCTGAGATCTATGAATGTTCCCTAGAAATTCCTAATGATGTTGAGGTGTTTGCATCTGTAGTCATTCCAACggataatgaagaaatctcGAATGCATACAGAAGTATGGAATTAGCACTAACTCAAATCAAAAGGCAAAAAGCTGAGTCCGGTAGAAGAATTGCTCTCATTAAAGCTGTCCTACCACCTGATGTAAGCAAGAGTTCACTATACATACATTCTGGTGTCAGAGGCACTCAAACGAGCATTGCTAATATTCACCCCCTTTCCATGATGATCCCATTAACGCATAAGGGAAATAACATGAAGTACGAATTCGTGGCCAAAATTCCTTCCGAAAACATACAGAAAATCGAACTATACATTGTCGAGCCACAAAGCAGGTACTTGTTTCTTGGTAATGAGTATTCATTCGAAATCATTCAAAGCCCTTCTGATGGTATTATATACAGCAGTGATGAAGGATCAAACCAGAACCGCAGGCAACCAATGGCTATCAAGTCACCTTCGGGAAGAGTCCAAGAACTAATCAAAAGTGATCCCCACTTTCCCTACGGTACCTGGAAGACAAGcataaaaattaaagagCCTGGCGTGTGGAGCGCATTAGTGATTGCTGACTCTGGAATTGGTTGGTCTGTCTTCGCCGAATGGTTGTGCGTGTAG
- the HEM25 gene encoding Hem25p (similar to Saccharomyces cerevisiae YDL119C; ancestral locus Anc_2.313), whose product MSEQATKSRNSSHLIGGFFGGLTSAVALQPLDLLKTRIQQDRKATLWKNLKEIDNPLQLWRGTLPSALRTSIGSALYLSCLNVMRSSLAKNKHKVSLSVDGPNVVYNKSSSLPRLTMYENLLTGAFARGLVGYITMPITVIKVRYESTLFNYSSLNEAITHIYTKEGVSGFFRGFGATCLRDAPYAGLYVLLYEKSKQLLPTVLSTRFIHYNPEGGFTTYTSTTINTISAVLSASLATTVTAPFDTIKTRMQLEPSKFTNSFKTFTSIIKNESVLKLFSGLSMRLTRKALSAGIAWGIYEELVKRFM is encoded by the coding sequence ATGTCTGAACAAGCAACTAAGTCAAGAAACTCCTCTCACTTAATTGGGGGCTTCTTTGGTGGGCTAACGTCTGCAGTGGCATTGCAGCCATTGGATCTTTTAAAGACAAGAATCCAACAAGACAGGAAGGCCACGTTatggaagaatttgaaggaAATAGATAATCCCTTACAACTATGGAGGGGCACTTTACCATCAGCATTACGAACATCAATAGGTAGTGCCTTATATTTATCATGTCTGAATGTTATGCGGTCATCTCTGGCAAAGAACAAACATAAAGTATCATTGTCAGTTGATGGTCCAAACGTTGTGTACAATAAGAGTAGTAGCCTACCACGATTAACAATGTACGAAAACCTGCTAACCGGAGCATTCGCAAGAGGCCTAGTAGGCTATATAACCATGCCAATAACTGTCATTAAAGTCCGATATGAGTCTACGCTGTTCAATTATTCCAGCTTAAATGAGGCAATCACTCATATATACACGAAAGAAGGAGTTTCTGGATTTTTCAGAGGATTTGGAGCTACCTGTTTAAGAGATGCCCCTTACGCAGGCTTATACGTATTACTGTACGAAAAATCGAAACAATTACTGCCCACGGTTTTATCTACTAGATTTATTCATTACAATCCTGAAGGAGGGTTTACTACCTATACTTCTACAACAATAAACACTATAAGTGCCGTATTATCCGCCAGTTTGGCCACTACAGTTACAGCACCATTCGACACCATAAAGACGAGAATGCAATTAGAGCCTTCGAAGTTTaccaattctttcaaaactttcaCATCtattattaaaaatgaaagcgTATTGAAGTTATTTAGCGGACTAAGCATGAGACTGACAAGGAAGGCCCTGAGTGCTGGTATAGCATGGGGTATATACGAAGAGCTGGTAAAAAGATTCATGTAA
- the IWR1 gene encoding Iwr1p (similar to Saccharomyces cerevisiae IWR1 (YDL115C); ancestral locus Anc_2.322), producing MNSITTAPEFIRVKRRRDEDSVQALLIDEGKRVKKQRFIFKLSKTVSPESYQSEQESSTPLLKLAHEDHRHFVLEQRRKRRRDSDDDKTQEGFIGDSNIIEDEGLPPEINQMVNDYLKLNMGVQKTEKKKPSRKYFSGKVTEIVSLPSLDYVFDIYHLEKIREEEVAKYNDEKNIGFVKIIEYIDLALDEESDPNEARSDDEDSNDENYYQNDYPDDEDDDRSILLGSEGEEIALSEEEIVLGVNKSRFSSWNDNKILGPNGYQDVEEEYGDLFDRLGGNNNVLKSINSSNFIDLDGQENETERSGNEDDLDVALDTEYPRNEFFLTDADNPLAKHRDKIFHQLQEKIDRR from the exons atgaaCAGCATTACGACGGCGCCAGAATTTATCAGAGTAAAGAGGAGAAGGGATGAGGATTCTGTGCAGGCATTAT TAATTGATGAGGGGAAAAGAGTGAAGAAACAGAGGTTTATATTCAAATTGTCGAAGACTGTAAGCCCTGAAAGCTATCAATCAGAGCAAGAGTCCTCCACACCGCTATTGAAACTTGCTCATGAAGACCATAGACATTTTGTACTAGAGCAGAGAAGGAAGCGCCGTAGAGATTCAGATGACGACAAGACACAAGAAGGGTTTATAGGAGATAGTAACATTATAGAGGACGAAGGACTACCGCCAGAGATCAATCAGATGGTAAATGACTACTTAAAATTGAATATGGGTGTACAAAAGaccgaaaagaaaaaaccgAGTAGAAAGTATTTTAGTGGGAAAGTCACAGAAATTGTATCACTACCCAGCCTAGATTacgtttttgatatttatCATTTAGAGAAAATTCGTGAGGAAGAAGTTGCAAAATATAACgatgagaaaaatataGGGTTTGTGAAAATTATTGAGTACATAGATTTAGCtcttgatgaagaaagcGATCCTAATGAGGCTCGTTCAGATGACGAGGATtctaatgatgaaaactaTTATCAAAATGATTATCCggatgatgaggatgatgatAGATCCATTCTTCTTGGTAGTGAAGGGGAAGAGATAGCCCTATCGGAAGAAGAGATTGTTTTAGGAGTGAATAAGAGCAGGTTTTCCTCTTGGAATGACAACAAAATTTTAGGGCCCAACGGATACCAGGACGTGGAGGAAGAGTATGGAGATCTTTTTGATAGACTTGGAGGCAACAATAACGTCCTAAAATCTATCAATTCTTCgaatttcattgatttagatggccaagaaaatgagaCAGAAAGAAGTGGCAATGAGGATGATTTGGACGTGGCGCTTGATACTGAATATCCTAGAAATGAATTCTTTCTAACGGATGCTGACAATCCATTGGCGAAGCACAGagacaaaatttttcaccaattACAGGAAAAAATCGATAGAAGGTGA